The following coding sequences lie in one Asterias amurensis chromosome 18, ASM3211899v1 genomic window:
- the LOC139950934 gene encoding uncharacterized protein, with translation MKITIATVTLLLGILQVPFMVAKTAVSPDPEMTCNSCCQGPAGIPGIPGSNGNHGQGLVGSPGEVGQPGAKGDMGSDGLVGEPGAKGDIGLTGDKGVGQPGKQGPQGLPGMNGLNGERGEPGPAGQTGETGEPGGNGDIGSDGLVGAPGAKGDHGLKGEQGVGQQGRKGPRGLHGMNGLKGERGEPGPAGQTGEAGECSTRRSAFTAVRNTGFNPPSPYDPLPFEELLFSEEGTDFNMNNGTFTCNVPGVYVLMFAVHKSSSGSNLHVLLRKNGNTYVAGHVNDAGTHQEKRGSKVSNDTIMYERQSCKKHKSAILRAM, from the exons ATGAAGATTACCATAGCAACAGTGACCCTTCTTCTTGGTATTTTGCAAGTTCCGTTTATGGTGGCTAAAACAGCAGTTTCACCTGATCCGGAGATGACGTGTAACTCCTGCTgccagggcccagccggtataccTGGAATTCCCGGGTCGaatgggaaccatggtcaaggGCTTGTAGGGTCccctggtgaggtaggtcaaccTGGGGCTAAAGGAGACATGGGGTCAGATGGACTAGttggtgagccaggcgctaaaggggatatTGGACTTACGGGAGATAAAGGAGTCGGtcaaccagggaaacaaggacctcaaggtctgcctgggatgaatggtttgaatggggagagaggtgaacctggaccagcagGACAGACTGGTGAAACAGGTGAGCCCGGGGGAAATGGAGACatcgggtcagatggactggttggtgcgccaggcgctaaaggggatcatggactgaagggagagcaaggagtcggtcaacagGGCAGAAAAGGACCTCGAGGTCTGCAtgggatgaatggtctgaagggggagagaggtgaacctggaccagctggacagactggtgaagcaggtgaatgtagtacgcgacggtccgccttcactgcagtgaggaATACCGGCTTCAACCCTCCATCCCCCTATGATcctctgccctttgaagagttactgttttcagaggaagggactgatttcaacatgaataacggcacgtttacgtgtaatgtgcctgggGTATATGTATTGATGTTCGCAGTCCATAAATCATCAAGTGGGTCTAACCTTCATGTCCTGCTGAGGAAGAACGGTAACACCTATGTTGCAGGGCATGTAAACGATGCAGGTACTCATCAA GAAAAGCGAGGATCAAAGGTTTCCAATGATACCATAATGTACGAACGACAAAGCTGCAAGAAACACAAATCAGCGATACTCCGCGCTATGTAG
- the LOC139950931 gene encoding alkaline phosphatase, tissue-nonspecific isozyme-like, protein MALRVAYARVECTQNSRVSVARLFEPSHMQFEGNRMNDVGGEPSLSEMVEKAIEILQKDKDGLFLMVEGGRIDHAHHDGLAYHALHDTIAMDKAVAKAMLMTNEMETLFIVTADHSHVLSIGEAADRGSPILGRGEAADFHHPALVPIDSETHGGEDVTIYANGPMSHLFHGVHEQHYIAHVVRYASGVYYD, encoded by the exons ATGGCCCTCCGTGTTGCGTACGCTCGCGTCGAATGCACACAAAACAGTCGCGTATCAGTAGCAC GTTTGTTTGAGCCCAGTCATATGCAATTTGAAGGTAACCGAATGAATGACGTAGGGGGTGAGCCCTCATTGTCTGAGATGGTAGAAAAGGCCATTGAGATACTTCAGAAGGACAAAGACGGGTTGTTCCTTATGGTTGAGG GTGGCCGAATTGACCATGCGCATCATGACGGGTTAGCCTACCACGCCCTGCATGATACCATTGCAATGGATAAGGCTGTAGCCAAGGCGATGTTAATGACCAATGAAATGGagactttatttattgtaactgcCGACCATAGCCATGTACTCTCTATAGGAGAAGCAGCTGATCGTGGTAGTCCAATACTCGGCAGAGGAG agGCTGCCGATTTTCACCATCCAGCGCTTGTCCCAATTGATTCAGAGACTCATGGTGGAGAGGACGTCACTATTTACGCCAATGGACCAATGTCGCATCTTTTTCACGGGGTACATGAACAGCACTACATTGCCCACGTGGTCAGATATGCTTCCGG AGTCTACTACGACTGA